The region ATCATGGGCACCCACAGCCCACGTGCTGGTGCCCACGGGCACAGGCGGGTGCCCCAACAACCCTGTGGAGCTGCAGCCCACCCCAGCACCTCCACAGGTGCCCTCTGCCCCGGGTGTTGGGTACTTGCGGGTGGCAGTAGAGCCGGGAGGGGTCCAGCCAGGCGTAGTTTGGACCCTTGACATTGGGAGCCATCAGCGCCAGGTACCAGCCCTTCTCCCGGGTGGCGGGGACGTGGCACAGGTCCATGCGTGGGGACCTCAGGCACTGCAAGCACTGAGTGTGCATCAGGGTTGAGACCCCCCCACCCACAGTCCCTTCAGGGCTCCCTGTATCTTGgtgccccccaccctccccatcCGCACCCTCACGTGGGCACCCCGGGGTCCCAGTGCGCCTGGGTCGGCTCTGTACCTGGGTAGGCTGGTGGCGGGGCTGAGCCGAGCGGGACCGTCACAGGGAGCGTCACAGACAGCGACAGCTGAGCGGGGACAGCCCCTGCGGCACCGAGCACCCGCCAGCACCCTTGGCCAGCTGGGCCCTGGGCGGGTGCCAGGCAGGAGTGCTGCCTGCGGGCCAGCAACGTCCCCAACCGGGCTCTGCTGTCCCGGCCAGGCTGTTGGGTGGTGGGAGCACCAGGGCAGGGGTGTTCACGCCCTGCATGAGTGTctccagcacccagcaccagcaccagaaACAGCACGGGCAGCATGATGCCCTTGGCACCCCATGGGTGCAAGGGTCAGCAAGCTGGGGTGATGCTcagcctgcagcccctgggGTTTTGGGCAGCGCAGGGGCTTTGAGAGGCTGCGCACGTCCTCGATGGGGAGTCCAGGCACCATCCTGCCTCACCGAGCACTGGCTCCCATGGCCACCCACTGTGCCAGCTCTGTGTCTGGATTGTCAATGGGCTCTGTGGTGGGGGAACCAGCCAAAGGGGGCGAGTCCTGGCAGCTGCACTGGGACCCGCTGGGCGCGtgtggctgccagccctgctgggcATAGGGCACCAGGGCTGCCCCTGGGAAAGGCACTGTGGGGCAACCATGGGATGGGGACGTGGGGTAACAGGGACCATCTCTGGGATGAGGATGTGGAGTTATAGGGACCATGAATGTGATGGGGATTTGGAGTTATAGGGACCATcactgggatggggatgtggggctgcAGTGAGCATCTATAGGACAGGGACATGGACTTTAATGGAGCATCtgtgggacagggatgggggagCACAGGATCACCTGTGGCTCGGGacatggggctgcaggagcatcCGTGGATCGGGACACGGGGCCACACGAACATGCTTCTCCCGTCGGGGGCCGCTCCGGGGCCGGGGGTCGTGCGGGGGCCGGTGCGTCACGGGGCGGGCGCGTTGTGGCCGGCGCGTTACCGGCCCCGGCACATCACCCCACCGGCTGCCACAGCAACGGGGCCCGGCCTCACCGGGACGGTAACCCCTTCGCCGCGGGCGGCGGGACCCGGAATGCGCCGCGGCTCCGGGCAGCGGCTCCAGCATCCCGGCTCTCCCCGTGCTCCGTGCATCCCCGCAcggagccgggccgggccgggccgccccgcGGGGGCGGGCTGCGGGGCTCTATAAGGCGGCTCCACGGCGGCGG is a window of Columba livia isolate bColLiv1 breed racing homer chromosome 20, bColLiv1.pat.W.v2, whole genome shotgun sequence DNA encoding:
- the LOC106145674 gene encoding adenine phosphoribosyltransferase-like isoform X1, yielding MLPVLFLVLVLGAGDTHAGREHPCPGAPTTQQPGRDSRARLGTLLARRQHSCLAPAQGPAGQGCWRVLGAAGAVPAQLSLSVTLPVTVPLGSAPPPAYPVLAVPEVPTHGPVPRPRHPGEGLVPGADGSQCQGSKLRLAGPLPALLPPASTQHPGQRAPVEGLQDCVADLLQPFQGDPIDMVAGIDAMGFILGAAAATTLRKGFLAIRKAGHLCVQTLEQPYSDYSGREKVMEVRTDTISPGLRILLVDQWVETGGTMRAAIQLVERLGGVVAGVAAICIEDSEGGRWIQERYKCSHCVPPRLQPRFNRHQLGWE